From the genome of Brevibacterium sp. JSBI002, one region includes:
- a CDS encoding FAD-dependent oxidoreductase → MSRPASQPRPRDRHAILTPSHPGRPRLLRPKRVTVVGGGIAGLAAATVLAEHGATVHLVEAESSLGGRVRAWSLDGGRTMSRGFHAFFRQYYNLRSLLARTDPSLDRLVPVTDYPLVGRDGLRDSFARIPRTPPLSLAGFALTSPSFPLRGLADVDLTTAFELIDVDFPDSYRRYDGESAEQFLDRLRFPVGARHLALEVFARSFFAHPADFSAGELVAMFHTYFTGSAEGLLFDVPDDDYDTALWSPLSEYLAEAGVRIETDTAVTALRSPGRAGRTGWRVETTSGTLESDALVLATDPRSTRTLLAGLEDSVDTDALGHAPGSPAAGTGARERWLNSVTSQRNAPPFAVLRLWLEDEVDPSRPAFLGTTGYALLDNISVLERFEAGAERWRHTHSGSVVELHAYALGTAHRGGARAMFESEDVDREAVTRQLLADLQAVYPETADIAITAQELLIADDCALADTRAYSDRPGVTTAFPGLVLAGDAVACEAPVALMERAATTGFMAANELLAGWRVEGTEIWSPPRRGLLRRGLLGALRGRRATRHRRGAPAEG, encoded by the coding sequence ATGAGCCGTCCTGCCTCCCAGCCGCGCCCCCGCGACCGGCACGCGATCCTCACGCCCTCCCACCCGGGGCGTCCGCGACTGCTGCGGCCCAAGCGAGTGACCGTCGTCGGCGGAGGCATCGCCGGACTGGCCGCGGCCACGGTCCTCGCCGAGCACGGGGCCACTGTGCACCTGGTCGAAGCCGAGTCCAGCCTCGGCGGACGAGTCCGGGCCTGGAGCCTCGACGGGGGCCGGACTATGAGCCGCGGATTCCATGCCTTCTTCCGTCAGTACTACAACCTCCGCAGCCTGCTCGCACGCACCGACCCCAGCCTCGACCGGCTGGTCCCGGTCACGGACTATCCGCTCGTGGGTCGGGACGGTCTGCGCGACTCCTTCGCCCGGATTCCGCGGACTCCCCCGCTCAGTCTCGCGGGATTCGCGCTCACCAGCCCGTCCTTCCCGCTGCGCGGTCTGGCCGACGTCGACCTGACGACGGCGTTCGAACTCATCGACGTCGACTTCCCGGACTCCTATCGACGCTACGACGGAGAGTCGGCCGAGCAGTTCCTCGACCGACTGCGGTTCCCGGTCGGGGCGCGGCATCTCGCGCTCGAGGTCTTCGCCCGCTCGTTCTTCGCCCACCCCGCGGACTTCTCCGCCGGGGAGCTCGTCGCGATGTTCCACACATACTTCACTGGCTCCGCCGAAGGGCTGCTCTTCGACGTCCCCGACGACGACTACGACACCGCACTGTGGTCTCCCCTGAGCGAATACCTCGCCGAGGCGGGGGTGCGGATCGAGACCGATACCGCGGTCACCGCGCTCCGCTCTCCGGGCAGAGCGGGCCGCACCGGGTGGCGCGTCGAGACGACGAGCGGGACGCTCGAGAGCGATGCTCTCGTGCTCGCCACCGATCCGCGGAGCACTCGAACGCTGCTGGCCGGACTCGAGGACTCGGTCGACACCGACGCGCTCGGACACGCGCCCGGCTCACCGGCCGCAGGCACGGGAGCTCGCGAGCGGTGGCTGAACAGCGTCACCTCGCAGCGGAACGCCCCGCCGTTCGCGGTGCTCAGACTGTGGCTGGAAGACGAGGTGGATCCGAGCCGACCGGCTTTCCTCGGCACGACCGGCTATGCGCTGCTCGACAACATCTCGGTCCTCGAACGCTTCGAGGCCGGGGCGGAGAGGTGGCGGCATACGCACAGCGGCTCTGTCGTCGAACTCCACGCCTATGCGCTCGGCACCGCTCATCGGGGCGGCGCGCGAGCGATGTTCGAGTCCGAAGACGTCGACCGGGAAGCCGTGACACGCCAACTGCTGGCCGACCTCCAGGCTGTCTACCCAGAGACAGCCGACATCGCCATCACCGCCCAGGAGCTGCTCATCGCCGACGACTGCGCTCTCGCCGACACGCGGGCGTACAGCGACCGCCCCGGCGTCACCACCGCGTTTCCGGGACTGGTGCTCGCCGGCGACGCCGTCGCCTGCGAGGCGCCCGTGGCGCTCATGGAACGCGCGGCGACGACGGGGTTCATGGCCGCGAACGAACTGCTCGCCGGTTGGCGGGTGGAGGGAACCGAGATCTGGTCACCGCCTCGGCGCGGTCTGCTCCGGCGGGGTCTCCTCGGCGCACTGCGCGGACGCAGGGCAACGAGGCACAGGCGTGGAGCACCGGCCGAGGGCTGA
- a CDS encoding polyprenyl synthetase family protein, with product MESVLTVESRLVEVLAAARRRSRIRTQQYAQLWEALSRMALGGKMIRPRLLIDAHEDLAGTATSAAIDAAGAMQLLHIGLIIHDDVIDNDTVRRGEMNITGQFSSEAMLLGATSAAAQTWGTSSSLLAGDLMLNEAQSLLARLDLDAPRRLAVLDIYDETIAESVAGEQSDVWLSLHLDEADSGDVLTMIGCKTAAYSFEAPLAIAAVLAGSDASLVERLRAIGRRIGIVYQLRDDVLGVFGDEQETGKSVLGDLREGKETLLVNTARAHSAWSQVAHLFGDRGLDAEGGLRLRQVIEETGARAYVESMIAEHCETIAGLIAEAELPQALAGRLADLTSACSLRCA from the coding sequence TTGGAGAGCGTCCTGACCGTCGAATCCCGCCTCGTCGAAGTCCTCGCCGCTGCTCGGCGACGCTCTCGAATCCGCACTCAGCAGTATGCGCAGCTCTGGGAAGCGCTGTCGAGGATGGCGTTGGGCGGAAAGATGATCAGGCCCCGCCTGCTCATCGATGCCCATGAGGATCTCGCAGGGACGGCGACGTCGGCCGCGATCGACGCCGCCGGCGCGATGCAGCTGCTGCACATCGGCCTGATCATCCACGATGATGTCATCGACAACGACACCGTGCGTCGAGGGGAGATGAACATCACCGGTCAGTTCTCCTCCGAGGCCATGCTCCTCGGTGCCACGAGCGCCGCAGCGCAGACCTGGGGAACCTCCTCGTCCCTGCTCGCTGGTGACCTCATGCTCAACGAGGCCCAGTCCCTCCTGGCGCGCCTCGACCTCGACGCCCCGCGTCGGCTCGCCGTGCTCGACATCTACGATGAGACGATCGCGGAGAGCGTCGCCGGAGAACAGTCCGACGTGTGGCTGAGCCTCCACCTCGACGAGGCCGACTCCGGTGACGTGCTCACGATGATCGGATGCAAGACCGCCGCCTACTCGTTCGAAGCCCCGCTGGCCATCGCCGCTGTCCTCGCCGGAAGCGATGCCAGCCTGGTCGAGCGGCTGCGCGCCATCGGCCGCCGCATCGGCATCGTCTACCAGCTCAGAGACGATGTCCTCGGAGTCTTCGGCGATGAGCAGGAGACCGGCAAATCCGTACTCGGCGACCTCCGCGAAGGCAAGGAGACCCTGCTCGTCAACACGGCTCGAGCCCATTCGGCCTGGTCCCAGGTCGCCCATCTCTTCGGCGACCGGGGCCTCGACGCCGAGGGTGGCCTCCGGCTGCGGCAGGTCATCGAGGAGACCGGGGCGAGGGCGTACGTCGAATCGATGATCGCCGAGCACTGCGAGACCATCGCCGGGCTCATCGCCGAGGCGGAGCTTCCGCAGGCGCTTGCGGGCAGACTCGCGGACCTCACGTCCGCCTGCAGTCTGAGGTGCGCATGA
- a CDS encoding cytochrome P450 has product MSGADRCRPSRRAVPGDEPAGPPVEQVLLDHGPDLWRIRSFDAARQVLRARHLTKQAGFTAERIPRGVFRRHPILISDGEPHDLQRRELARFFAPAVIADRYGERIDALAQDTVDRIAAAGRCRLDEVALHFSVAVTSEVVGLTESPIVGMSRRLEGFFTQPPVDLTAPGWGRTRKQWLQAAINGLVPIARFYLADVRPAIRARRRRQRDDVLSHLIGTGHSTSDMLVECVTYGTAGMVTTREFITMACWHLLSDDELGAEYLAADQSRRLEILEEIIRLEPVVGHLFRRAQTDIEVTAPDRTVTIPAGDLIDVCVRATNTDEEAMGPEGHSLCPMRHTTGAVPAVGMSFSDGAHKCPGQSLALFETDALVHRLLRRGPRLVAEPEIGWDSVISGYRLRGFQLAFDEGSCPERRLS; this is encoded by the coding sequence ATGAGCGGGGCCGATCGGTGCCGGCCGAGCCGACGGGCGGTGCCCGGCGATGAGCCGGCCGGTCCCCCGGTCGAGCAGGTGCTTCTCGATCACGGTCCCGACCTTTGGCGCATCCGCTCCTTCGACGCCGCCCGCCAGGTGCTGCGGGCCCGACACCTTACGAAGCAGGCCGGATTCACCGCAGAGCGGATCCCACGCGGCGTCTTCCGCCGACACCCGATCCTCATATCCGACGGGGAGCCCCATGACTTGCAGCGCCGAGAGCTCGCCCGCTTCTTCGCCCCCGCTGTGATCGCCGACAGGTACGGCGAGCGCATCGATGCTCTCGCGCAGGACACGGTCGACCGGATTGCCGCGGCCGGCCGGTGCCGTCTCGACGAGGTGGCTCTGCACTTCTCCGTGGCCGTGACCTCCGAAGTCGTGGGACTGACCGAATCCCCCATCGTGGGCATGTCGCGGCGGCTCGAGGGATTCTTCACCCAGCCGCCGGTCGACCTCACCGCCCCCGGTTGGGGACGGACCCGGAAGCAGTGGCTGCAGGCTGCGATCAACGGTCTTGTCCCGATCGCTCGGTTCTATCTCGCCGACGTTCGTCCGGCGATCCGGGCCCGGCGCCGCAGGCAGCGCGATGACGTCCTGTCCCATCTCATCGGGACCGGACACAGCACGTCGGACATGCTCGTTGAGTGCGTCACCTACGGCACAGCCGGGATGGTCACCACCCGCGAATTCATCACTATGGCGTGCTGGCATCTGCTCTCAGATGACGAACTCGGGGCGGAGTACCTCGCAGCCGACCAGTCGCGGCGGTTGGAGATCCTCGAGGAGATCATTCGTCTCGAACCCGTCGTCGGCCACCTGTTCCGACGCGCGCAGACCGACATCGAGGTGACGGCACCGGATCGCACCGTGACGATCCCTGCCGGGGACCTCATCGACGTCTGCGTCCGCGCGACTAACACCGATGAAGAGGCGATGGGGCCCGAGGGGCATTCCCTGTGCCCCATGCGACACACCACCGGAGCCGTCCCGGCCGTCGGCATGAGCTTCAGCGACGGGGCGCACAAGTGCCCGGGGCAGTCGCTGGCGCTGTTCGAGACCGATGCGCTCGTCCACCGCCTGCTTCGCCGCGGACCGCGACTGGTTGCCGAACCGGAGATCGGCTGGGACAGCGTCATCTCTGGCTATCGGCTGCGCGGATTCCAACTGGCCTTCGACGAGGGCTCCTGCCCGGAGAGGAGACTGTCGTGA
- a CDS encoding Ku protein encodes MRAIWTGSIAFGLVNVPVKLYSATENHDVRMHQVHAKDGGRIRNQHRCENCGKTVEYDDIDKAHDDGEHRVVLTDEDLEALPAEDNDDIDVLQFVPSDEIDPIMLEKSYFLEPTSKTPKAYLLLRQTLEDTERTAIVKLTLRTRTRLAVLRVCGKVLMIQTLRWADEIRDVDFKGVNSKAKISDKELEMSKKLVESYSEDFTPEEFSDDYQVELRKLIDAKIESGESFDVEKTFAEDDAEEDSGGDVIDLMEALRKSVDSSRSSKQGTSGKKSSAKKTSSKKSSAAKKRTG; translated from the coding sequence ATGAGAGCTATCTGGACCGGATCCATCGCCTTCGGCCTCGTGAATGTGCCCGTGAAGCTGTATTCGGCCACGGAGAACCACGACGTGAGAATGCACCAGGTCCACGCGAAGGACGGCGGGCGGATCCGCAATCAGCATCGGTGCGAGAACTGCGGGAAGACCGTCGAGTACGACGACATCGACAAGGCCCATGACGACGGCGAGCATCGCGTCGTCCTCACCGACGAAGACCTCGAGGCCCTTCCCGCAGAGGACAACGACGACATCGACGTCCTCCAGTTCGTGCCCAGTGACGAAATCGACCCCATCATGCTGGAGAAGTCCTATTTCCTCGAGCCGACGTCGAAGACGCCGAAAGCCTACCTTTTGCTGCGCCAGACGCTTGAGGACACGGAGCGGACCGCGATCGTCAAACTCACCCTGCGCACCAGGACGCGCCTGGCCGTGTTGCGAGTGTGCGGAAAAGTCCTCATGATTCAGACCCTGCGCTGGGCCGATGAGATCCGTGACGTCGACTTCAAGGGCGTGAACTCGAAGGCGAAGATTTCGGACAAAGAGCTCGAGATGTCAAAGAAGCTCGTGGAATCGTATTCCGAGGACTTCACCCCCGAGGAGTTCAGCGACGACTACCAGGTCGAACTGCGCAAACTCATCGACGCGAAGATCGAATCGGGAGAGAGTTTCGATGTGGAGAAGACCTTCGCCGAGGACGACGCCGAGGAGGACTCCGGAGGCGACGTCATCGACCTTATGGAGGCCCTGCGGAAGTCCGTGGACAGTTCTCGATCATCGAAGCAGGGAACCTCAGGCAAGAAGTCGAGCGCAAAGAAGACCTCATCGAAGAAGTCGTCAGCCGCGAAGAAACGCACCGGATGA
- a CDS encoding SDR family oxidoreductase, whose amino-acid sequence MSDQLTFQDPTTRFPDITPPKQDQPEPGLDAELIPGTDRGEDSYTGTGRLRGRRALITGSDSGIGAAVAIAFAREGADVALSYLPAEDEDAQHVCEIIRGAGRKAVPLPGDLSDPEYCREVVRRAAEELGGLDALVNNAGRQIAVEDIADLTDEQWENTFRTNIHAMFRVSQAALEYLEPGSTIVNSTSVQAYSPSAHLIDYASTKAAINNFTKGLATQLAPKGIRVNSVAPGPIWTPLQVSDGQPKDALPYFGKNTPLGRAGQPTELAPAYVFLTSSESSYVIGETLNVNGGQPTP is encoded by the coding sequence ATGAGCGACCAGCTGACCTTCCAGGACCCCACCACCCGCTTTCCCGACATCACGCCGCCGAAGCAGGATCAACCCGAACCGGGCCTCGACGCGGAACTCATCCCCGGCACAGATCGCGGTGAGGACAGCTACACCGGCACAGGCAGGCTCCGCGGCCGCAGGGCACTCATCACCGGCTCGGACTCCGGCATCGGAGCCGCGGTTGCGATCGCCTTCGCCCGAGAGGGAGCCGACGTCGCCCTGTCCTATCTGCCCGCCGAGGACGAAGACGCCCAGCACGTATGCGAGATCATCCGAGGCGCCGGCCGCAAGGCCGTGCCTCTCCCGGGAGACCTGTCCGATCCCGAGTACTGCCGCGAAGTGGTCCGCCGGGCGGCAGAAGAACTGGGCGGACTCGACGCTCTGGTCAACAACGCCGGCCGACAGATCGCCGTCGAAGACATCGCCGACCTCACGGACGAGCAGTGGGAGAACACGTTCCGGACGAACATCCACGCAATGTTCCGGGTCTCCCAAGCCGCGCTCGAGTACCTCGAGCCCGGATCGACGATCGTCAACAGCACCTCCGTGCAAGCGTATTCGCCGTCCGCCCACCTCATCGACTATGCGTCGACGAAAGCGGCAATCAACAACTTCACGAAGGGGCTGGCAACTCAGCTGGCACCGAAGGGCATCCGAGTGAATTCCGTGGCACCGGGGCCGATCTGGACCCCGCTGCAGGTCTCGGACGGGCAGCCGAAGGACGCCCTGCCGTACTTCGGCAAGAACACTCCGCTGGGACGGGCAGGGCAGCCGACCGAGCTCGCACCCGCGTACGTCTTCCTGACCTCGTCGGAGTCGAGCTATGTCATCGGTGAGACCCTCAATGTCAACGGCGGCCAGCCCACCCCGTGA
- a CDS encoding lycopene cyclase domain-containing protein yields MSAFEYLLLMGACVLITLPLELFFRARVYRRWRTVLWALVPVIVVFCLWDVVAIARDHWVYNPRFVTGIHLGNLPLEELVFFIVIPLCALLSYEAVGTVLTAVRKRVRPESPPRPDSSPRPAGQPRPQEHADRRSESGGGDER; encoded by the coding sequence GTGAGCGCCTTCGAGTATCTGCTCCTCATGGGTGCCTGCGTCCTCATCACCCTGCCCCTGGAGCTGTTCTTCCGGGCTCGGGTGTACCGCCGGTGGAGAACCGTGCTGTGGGCGCTCGTGCCCGTCATCGTCGTCTTCTGTCTCTGGGACGTCGTGGCCATCGCCCGCGACCATTGGGTGTATAACCCGCGGTTCGTCACCGGCATCCACCTCGGCAATCTGCCGCTCGAGGAGCTCGTGTTCTTCATCGTCATCCCTCTGTGCGCCCTGCTCAGCTATGAGGCGGTCGGCACCGTGCTCACAGCTGTACGCAAGCGCGTCAGGCCCGAAAGTCCGCCCCGCCCAGACAGTTCGCCCCGGCCCGCCGGACAGCCCCGGCCACAGGAGCACGCTGACAGGCGCTCCGAGTCCGGAGGAGGTGACGAACGATGA
- a CDS encoding ChaB family protein, which translates to MPKTTKTGKPKESELPSTLEKSSKKAQRTFAKAYDSAIDEYGDEKRAHQVAYAALKHSYEKVGDKWEAKDSSGPSDTQSSGGKNTDRPTAGGVDANASKDHLYEQAKKLDISGRSSMTKKELIDALEKESKRKTKQNS; encoded by the coding sequence GTGCCGAAGACGACGAAGACAGGAAAGCCGAAGGAGAGCGAGCTGCCCTCGACGCTGGAGAAGTCGAGCAAGAAGGCACAGCGGACCTTCGCGAAGGCCTACGACTCGGCCATCGACGAATACGGGGACGAGAAGCGCGCCCACCAGGTCGCCTACGCCGCCCTCAAACACAGCTATGAGAAGGTCGGCGACAAGTGGGAGGCGAAGGACTCCTCCGGCCCGTCAGATACTCAAAGCTCCGGCGGCAAGAACACCGACCGCCCGACCGCGGGCGGAGTCGACGCGAACGCCTCGAAGGATCACCTTTACGAACAGGCGAAGAAGCTCGACATCTCGGGACGCTCGTCGATGACGAAGAAGGAACTGATCGACGCGCTCGAGAAGGAGAGCAAGCGGAAGACGAAGCAGAATTCCTGA
- a CDS encoding GPGG-motif small membrane protein has translation MAVILWILAAILVISGIFAIFRKQILWGVVLIVVGCLVGPGGVSIFG, from the coding sequence ATGGCAGTCATTCTCTGGATCCTCGCAGCGATCCTCGTCATCTCAGGAATCTTCGCCATCTTCAGGAAACAGATTCTCTGGGGAGTCGTACTCATCGTCGTCGGTTGCCTCGTCGGGCCCGGGGGAGTGAGCATCTTCGGCTGA
- a CDS encoding XdhC family protein: MLDVLPAAVTRLFDSQEPQDVAVATIIATEGSVPRPAGTSMLVDAAGGIVGSLTGGCVEGAVLEACQDALATGEASVQEFGYSDEDAFSVGLMCGGRIDVLIQPFRSGCPSLRSDSGPTAVVMRLPSADDDCAPAAAVSASAVDESTGPSTDALAVSLDPLVPEAVVETAAQRVGAFIRSGRTGSIRLAPPEGGSEPIELFVETRIEPAHLLVVGANAFSLALVEAARPLGLRITVCDPRPSFADQTSFPGAEVVRAWPHRFLTEAAATGEFDTRSMICVLSHDPKVDIPTLAVALDLDVAYVGAMGSRRSDRDRRAALREAGVASPALARLHSPIGLHLETFTPAEVAVSILAEILAVRGGRRQVVPLSDEREDSPLH, encoded by the coding sequence ATGCTTGATGTCCTTCCCGCTGCCGTGACGCGGCTCTTCGATTCGCAGGAGCCGCAGGACGTCGCCGTCGCGACGATCATCGCGACCGAAGGATCGGTTCCGCGCCCAGCCGGCACATCGATGCTCGTGGATGCCGCCGGAGGGATCGTCGGCTCTCTCACCGGGGGATGTGTGGAAGGAGCCGTACTCGAGGCGTGTCAGGACGCGCTCGCCACCGGCGAGGCCTCGGTGCAGGAGTTCGGCTACAGCGACGAGGATGCTTTTTCCGTCGGACTCATGTGCGGTGGCCGCATCGACGTGCTCATCCAGCCCTTCCGCTCAGGCTGTCCCAGTCTGCGATCGGACAGTGGACCGACAGCCGTGGTGATGCGCCTGCCTTCCGCCGATGACGACTGTGCCCCAGCGGCAGCTGTCTCGGCCAGCGCTGTGGATGAGAGCACGGGGCCGAGCACCGACGCTCTGGCTGTCAGCCTCGATCCTCTGGTGCCCGAAGCCGTGGTCGAGACCGCCGCGCAGCGCGTCGGGGCCTTTATCCGCAGCGGCCGCACCGGCAGCATCCGCCTTGCGCCCCCGGAGGGCGGGAGCGAGCCGATCGAGCTCTTCGTCGAGACCCGCATCGAGCCGGCCCATCTGCTGGTCGTCGGAGCCAACGCCTTCAGTCTCGCCCTCGTCGAAGCGGCCAGACCCTTGGGACTGCGCATTACCGTCTGCGACCCCCGTCCGTCCTTCGCCGACCAGACATCGTTTCCCGGCGCCGAGGTGGTTCGGGCCTGGCCGCACCGATTTCTCACCGAAGCGGCCGCCACCGGTGAGTTCGACACCCGGAGCATGATCTGCGTCCTCAGCCACGACCCGAAGGTCGACATCCCCACCCTGGCCGTCGCACTCGACCTCGACGTGGCCTACGTCGGGGCGATGGGCTCGCGGCGCAGCGACCGCGACCGCCGCGCCGCGCTGCGCGAAGCGGGAGTGGCGAGCCCAGCACTGGCACGGTTGCATTCGCCGATCGGTCTCCATCTGGAGACG
- a CDS encoding phospholipase D-like domain-containing protein — MSPLRNPALRQADSLRRIVPWAVAGLVSAVPATVAVSMAVDLVQKRGRKSRPAPRPGTFSSTVEQSQLDIYTDGATLYEDMLDAIGSARESILMETFIWKNDEVGQRFINAFNAASARGVEIHLIYDGFANLSVPISFYRQLSADIHVLRMPTLRRKFWRGPLRHSGFNHSKILVIDDDVAFVGGFNIGSLYARHWRDTHLRSVGPGTWGLRQTIAEGWNEFHDTGEQIAWVPPAAWESKLRVSANLPIHLVYPIRSMYLNAFARARKRIWLTTPYFIPDQQLLRSLIEAAERGVDVRVMVPQESNHILGDWLSRGFFEQMINSKVTVLLYTASMIHSKVATVDGEWSTVGTANIDRLSLSYNYETNVEVIDRAFAAEMEKVFDSDSTHCVELGSDWLNRRRLTKLAERALVPMRPWL; from the coding sequence ATGTCTCCTCTGAGAAATCCTGCCCTCCGCCAAGCCGACAGTCTGCGGCGAATCGTGCCCTGGGCGGTCGCCGGCCTCGTCAGTGCGGTGCCGGCGACCGTCGCCGTCTCGATGGCTGTCGACCTCGTCCAGAAACGAGGGCGGAAGTCGCGCCCCGCGCCGCGACCGGGAACGTTCAGTTCGACGGTCGAACAGTCACAACTCGACATCTACACCGATGGCGCCACTCTCTACGAGGACATGCTCGATGCGATCGGTTCTGCACGTGAATCGATCCTCATGGAGACGTTCATCTGGAAGAACGACGAGGTGGGGCAGCGATTCATCAACGCGTTCAACGCCGCCTCTGCCCGCGGTGTGGAGATCCATCTCATCTACGACGGCTTCGCCAACCTGTCGGTGCCCATCTCCTTCTACCGTCAGCTCTCGGCGGACATCCACGTGCTCCGGATGCCGACTCTGAGGCGTAAGTTCTGGAGAGGACCTCTGCGTCATTCGGGATTCAACCATTCGAAGATCCTCGTCATCGATGACGATGTGGCCTTCGTCGGCGGGTTCAACATCGGCTCTCTCTACGCCCGGCACTGGCGCGATACCCATCTGCGATCGGTCGGTCCCGGGACCTGGGGCCTGCGACAGACCATCGCGGAAGGGTGGAACGAATTCCACGACACCGGCGAACAGATCGCCTGGGTTCCGCCCGCCGCTTGGGAGTCGAAGCTGCGGGTCTCAGCGAACCTCCCGATCCACCTCGTCTATCCGATTCGCAGCATGTATCTCAACGCCTTCGCCCGTGCGCGGAAGCGGATCTGGCTGACCACTCCCTATTTCATCCCCGATCAACAGCTGCTGCGCTCTCTCATCGAGGCGGCCGAGCGCGGCGTGGATGTGCGCGTTATGGTCCCGCAGGAGTCGAACCACATCCTAGGCGATTGGCTCTCCCGAGGATTCTTCGAGCAGATGATCAATTCGAAGGTCACGGTTCTGCTCTACACCGCGAGCATGATCCATTCGAAGGTCGCGACGGTCGACGGCGAATGGTCGACGGTGGGCACGGCGAACATCGATCGACTGTCACTGTCCTACAACTACGAGACGAATGTCGAAGTCATCGACCGGGCGTTCGCCGCCGAGATGGAGAAGGTGTTCGACAGCGACTCCACACACTGTGTCGAACTCGGTTCGGACTGGCTCAACCGTCGTCGCCTGACGAAACTCGCCGAACGTGCCCTGGTGCCGATGCGTCCCTGGCTCTGA
- a CDS encoding MarR family winged helix-turn-helix transcriptional regulator, translating into MPSADSKAAGLTYFSTESEFSDRSALSESEIAECTALMEALRQWHEAERVLAEASRRYMQLNDSDMRTIRLLVRAQRQGLVVTPKDIAAAVGISSASTTKLVDRLVAGGHLIRVPHPHDRRTTSIEVTEETAQAAHESVGRQHARRFEAIAALNSRERATVLRFLSAMTEADRPQGVLADDGFSRPGQDRA; encoded by the coding sequence GTGCCGTCCGCAGACTCGAAGGCAGCTGGGCTGACCTACTTCTCGACCGAATCGGAGTTCTCCGATCGTTCGGCCCTGTCCGAATCCGAGATCGCGGAGTGCACCGCGCTGATGGAGGCCCTGCGGCAGTGGCATGAGGCCGAACGCGTCCTCGCCGAGGCGTCGCGGCGGTATATGCAGCTCAACGACAGTGATATGCGCACCATCCGCCTGCTCGTCCGCGCGCAGCGGCAGGGGCTCGTCGTCACTCCCAAGGACATCGCTGCTGCCGTCGGAATCTCCAGCGCCTCGACGACGAAGCTCGTCGATCGCCTCGTCGCCGGTGGGCACCTGATCCGGGTTCCCCACCCCCACGACAGGCGCACCACCAGCATCGAGGTGACAGAGGAGACCGCGCAGGCAGCGCACGAGTCGGTGGGTCGCCAGCATGCCCGTCGCTTCGAGGCGATCGCGGCCCTGAACAGCCGGGAGCGTGCGACTGTGCTGCGGTTCCTCTCTGCCATGACCGAAGCCGACCGCCCGCAGGGCGTGCTGGCTGATGACGGGTTCAGCCGACCGGGTCAGGACAGGGCCTAG
- a CDS encoding DUF3224 domain-containing protein, with protein MDASGEFTVETFTPVGLPREETPTTATPVGLARMEKHFTGEVSGHSTTLFTFAVDHSTDVGGYVAMESFAGKLHERTGTFNFTHSATTTGEDRDNESFVIIPSSGTGDLAGITGTGGLRNEADGTHRVWLTYELPE; from the coding sequence ATGGACGCATCAGGAGAATTCACCGTCGAAACGTTCACCCCCGTCGGTCTTCCGCGAGAGGAGACGCCGACCACGGCCACTCCGGTCGGCCTCGCGCGGATGGAGAAGCATTTCACCGGCGAAGTCAGCGGGCACTCGACGACGTTGTTCACCTTCGCTGTGGACCATTCGACCGACGTCGGCGGCTATGTCGCCATGGAGTCGTTCGCAGGGAAGCTGCACGAACGCACGGGCACCTTCAACTTCACCCATTCGGCGACGACCACCGGTGAGGACCGGGACAACGAATCGTTCGTCATCATCCCGTCGAGCGGCACCGGAGACCTGGCCGGGATCACTGGGACCGGCGGACTGAGGAACGAAGCCGACGGCACCCATCGTGTCTGGCTGACGTACGAACTGCCGGAATAG
- a CDS encoding lycopene cyclase domain-containing protein, which produces MSIPEYTIMTVAGMILIVGLELFVFRSGIFRRAKYWAALSICLVFQCFVDGWLTKLSDPIVIYNPEGLSGIRFPWDIPIEDFGFGFAMITAVLMLWQWRLNRQTVSMSATGEENT; this is translated from the coding sequence ATGAGTATCCCCGAATACACGATCATGACCGTCGCCGGAATGATCCTCATCGTCGGCCTCGAGCTGTTCGTCTTCCGCTCAGGCATATTCCGCCGGGCGAAGTACTGGGCGGCGCTGAGCATCTGCCTGGTCTTCCAGTGCTTCGTCGACGGCTGGCTGACGAAGCTTTCGGATCCCATCGTCATCTACAATCCGGAGGGGCTGAGCGGCATCCGGTTCCCGTGGGACATCCCGATCGAGGACTTCGGCTTCGGCTTCGCCATGATCACTGCCGTCCTCATGCTCTGGCAGTGGCGCCTCAACCGACAGACTGTTTCAATGTCGGCCACCGGAGAGGAGAACACATGA